In the Topomyia yanbarensis strain Yona2022 chromosome 3, ASM3024719v1, whole genome shotgun sequence genome, one interval contains:
- the LOC131692745 gene encoding membrane-bound alkaline phosphatase-like: MMLSLSVSFLLAVDGILVSSSPTGFLRQAPQHEPSHPSFRDEQPPDQLSYQIQQERTIDYWLDSARNTIDRIQQRKLNKNVAKNVILFLGDGMSISTVAMTRVYIGGEEKKLAFELFPDIGMSKTYSVNYQVPDSACTATAYLTGVKANYGTIGVNAKVPVYDCEAELDSSSHTHSIAKWAMDTGKDAGLVTTTRVTHASPAGVYAHTANRDRENDNEVKKDGCDKSIVQDIAHQLVHGETGKRLKVIMGGGRREFLHKDLDPETGKTGKRKDNRNLINEWLLMGEDAENRTYVWNKQDMLSVDPNVTDRLLGLFEPGHCEYNLNRIRDNLELEPTLVEMVDKATDILSKNENGFFLFVEGGRIDQAHHDTWARLALDETVEFSKAIELARQKFSEEDTLIVVTSDHSHSVSFAGFPSRSNDIFGAAGVANDQLPYMTISYANGLGFYDHIDPNIGGRVNISTLDTTGNEFRFPTTLPVDSETHGGEDVAVYASGPWSHLFTGSYEQNTIPHMMAYALCVGDGLTACSP; the protein is encoded by the exons ATGATGCTTTCGCTGTCGGTGTCATTCCTGCTAGCGGTGGACGGTATTCTGGTTAGCAGTTCTCCAACAGGATTTCTGCGTCAAG CTCCGCAGCACGAACCATCCCATCCAAGCTTCCGAGATGAGCAACCTCCAGATCAATTATCCTACCAAATCCAGCAGGAACGCACGATCGATTATTGGCTGGACAGTGCTCGGAACACTATAGACAGAATACAGCAACGGAAGCTAAACAAGAATGTGGCCAAAAATGTAATCCTGTTTTTGGGAGACGGAATGTCCATTTCGACCGTCGCGATGACACGTGTATACATAGGAGGCGAAGAGAAGAAGCTGGCCTTCGAACTGTTTCCTGACATCGGTATGTCGAAAACGTACAGCGTCAACTACCAAGTACCCGATTCAGCCTGTACGGCTACGGCTTACCTAACGGGAGTGAAGGCGAACTACGGGACGATCGGAGTCAACGCGAAGGTTCCCGTGTACGACTGTGAGGCGGAACTGGACAGCAGCAGTCATACACATTCGATCGCTAAATGGGCGATGGATACTGGAAAAGATGCTGGACTGGTGACGACCACCCGGGTGACGCATGCTTCGCCGGCGGGGGTATATGCGCATACTGCCAACAGGGATCGGGAAAATGACAACGAGGTGAAGAAGGATGGATGCGATAAGAGCATCGTTCAGGATATAGCCCATCAGTTGGTGCACGGGGAGACGGGTAAGAGGTTGAAGGTGATTATGGGTGGTGGACGCCGAGAGTTTCTGCATAAAGATTTGGATCCGGAAACTGGTAAGACGGGTAAACGGAAGGACAACCGGAACTTGATAAACGAATGGTTGCTCATGGGGGAGGACGCCGAGAATCGAACGTACGTGTGGAACAAGCAAGATATGTTGAGTGTTGATCCGAACGTTACCGATAGACTGTTGGGTTTGTTCGAACCGGGTCACTGTGAGTACAATTTAAACCGAATTCGGGATAACCTGGAGTTGGAACCGACGCTTGTTGAGATGGTTGACAAAGCAACTGACATTCTAAGCAAAAATGAGAATGGATTCTTTCTGTTCGTCGAAGGCGGACGCATTGATCAGGCTCATCACGATACGTGGGCTAGATTGGCACTGGATGAAACGGTGGAGTTTTCGAAGGCGATCGAACTTGCTCGGCAGAAATTCAGCGAGGAAGATACGTTAATCGTGGTGACATCGGATCATTCACATAGTGTTAGTTTCGCTGGTTTTCCG AGTCGCTCCAACGACATCTTCGGTGCGGCTGGAGTTGCCAATGATCAGCTTCCGTACATGACAATCAGTTATGCGAACGGTTTGGGTTTTTACGACCATATTGATCCAAATATTGGAGGTAGGGTTAATATCAGCACTCTGGACACAACTGGAAACGAATTCCGATTTCCAACGACTCTTCCGGTAGATTCGGAAACACACGGAGGCGAAGATGTGGCAGTGTACGCTTCCGGGCCATGGTCTCATCTGTTCACCGGAAGCTACGAACAGAACACGATCCCTCATATGATGGCTTACGCATTGTGTGTTGGCGATGGGCTCACTGCCTGCTCGCCTTAA
- the LOC131692746 gene encoding membrane-bound alkaline phosphatase-like — protein MRLLVFCATFSALVIALPLDEGTKRSLSDDGYHPSFPEDRSIKLDSRNAQLEQTIDYWRQEARKTVDMLVKRTENRNIAKNVIFFLGDGMSIATVGMARIYAGGEEKQFAFDKFPYTGMSKTYCVDYQVPDSACTSTAYLSGVKGNYATIGVNAQVPNEDCTAELDRTTHTHSIAEWAMDAGKDAGLVTTTRVTHASPAGMYAHTASRDWESDYWIAEDGCDPNVLDDIAEQLVLGETGKRLKVILGGGRREFYGSTHIDPEYSTEKGLRLDGKDLVQTWLDFADDRENRSFVWNKQDLFNVNPQTTDRLLGLFEPSHCAYNLERVRNNMQGEPTLAEMVDKATDVLSKNEKGFFLFVEGGRIDLAHHDNWGKLALDETVEFAKAVKLAREKFSEEDTLIVVTADHSHSLSFNGYPSRTGNVFGVAGTGSDGLPYMTMSYANGLGFYDHIDTENKGRMNVTAMDTSPDFFRFPATLPVKSETHGGEDVTVYASGPWAHLFTGTYEQNTIPHMMAYASCIGDGLKACPT, from the exons ATGAGGCTACTGGTGTTTTGTGCAACGTTTTCGGCTCTGGTCATCGCCTTGCCGTTGGACGAAGGAACCAAACGGTCGCTGTCGGATGATGGCTATCATCCGAGCTTCCCCGAAGATCGTTCCATCAAGCTTGACTCCCGAAATGCTCAGTTGGAGCAAACCATTGATTACTGGAGGCAGGAGGCCCGAAAAACAGTTGACATGCTGGTCAAACGCACGGAAAACAGGAACATCGCAAAAAACGTAATATTTTTCCTCGGCGACGGAATGTCGATCGCAACGGTAGGAATGGCCCGCATTTACGCCGGTGGTGAAGAGAAACAGTTTGCCTTCGATAAGTTCCCCTACACAGGAATGTCGAAAACCTACTGCGTAGATTATCAGGTACCGGACTCAGCCTGTACCTCGACGGCATATTTATCCGGCGTTAAGGGGAATTATGCAACCATAGGCGTTAACGCTCAGGTTCCGAATGAGGACTGCACAGCGGAGCTGGATAGAACCACCCACACACATTCGATAGCTGAGTGGGCCATGGATGCCGGAAAGGACGCAGGTCTGGTCACAACTACTCGGGTGACACATGCTTCTCCGGCCGGAATGTACGCCCATACGGCAAGTCGTGATTGGGAATCTGATTACTGGATTGCCGAAGATGGGTGCGATCCGAATGTGTTGGATGACATAGCGGAACAGTTGGTGCTCGGTGAAACTGGTAAGCGGTTAAAGGTTATTCTTGGCGGTGGCCGTCGAGAATTTTACGGATCAACACACATTGATCCAGAGTACAGTACAGAGAAAGGCTTACGCCTCGATGGTAAGGACTTGGTTCAAACCTGGCTAGATTTCGCTGATGATCGAGAAAATCGCAGCTTTGTATGGAATAAGCAGGATCTTTTCAATGTCAATCCGCAAACAACTGATCGGTTGTTGGGGTTGTTCGAACCAAGCCACTGTGCGTACAATCTGGAGCGAGTCCGAAATAACATGCAAGGTGAACCTACCCTCGCGGAAATGGTTGACAAAGCGACCGATGTTCTCAGCAAGAACGAAAAAGGATTCTTCCTGTTTGTCGAAGGAGGTCGGATCGATTTAGCCCATCACGACAACTGGGGAAAGCTGGCCTTGGACGAAACGGTGGAGTTCGCAAAAGCTGTCAAACTCGCACGGGAAAAGTTCAGCGAAGAAGACACTCTCATTGTGGTGACGGCGGATCACTCGCATAGTCTCAGCTTCAATGGCTATCCG AGCCGCACAGGTAACGTTTTCGGTGTGGCTGGAACCGGATCTGATGGTCTACCGTACATGACCATGAGCTACGCTAACGGACTGGGATTCTACGACCACATCGACACCGAAAATAAGGGACGAATGAACGTCACAGCGATGGACACGTCGCCAGATTTCTTCCGCTTTCCGGCAACCCTACCAGTCAAGTCGGAAACTCACGGTGGAGAAGATGTCACCGTGTATGCCTCCGGACCGTGGGCTCATCTGTTCACGGGAACCTACGAGCAGAACACAATACCCCACATGATGGCTTACGCATCCTGTATTGGCGACGGCCTGAAGGCTTGCCCGACGTGA